The sequence below is a genomic window from Brevibacillus agri.
ATCGTCTTTTTCAAATCCGCCACGAGAAACGGCTTGATGTTTTTGTACACGTGATGGGTGAGCACGTGCCAGATGCCCATTCCTTTTGCAAGCGCTGTCTTGATGTAGTCCTCGCCGCCGATCTGCGCGTACTTGAGGCTGACTACTTTCATCAGGAAAATCGTCGGTCCGATCGCCAGAAGCGTCATCGGGAACCAGTCGTTGGCGGAGTCGCTGGTAGGCGACAGCGTGATGATGCGAATATTCGTCAGCTTGTAAAAGGCAACGGCTGCCAGAATCGACATAAAAATCAGAATAAAATCAGGAATCGTGGCAACGAGGTTCAAAACCTTTTGCAGTTGACGAACCGCACGGAAGCGCTGCAAAAACAAGCCGAATACGAGACTGGCTACGACCGCGATGCTGACGCTGGCAAACAGCAGCTTGAACGTGTTCATGGCAAACGGTACGATATCTTCTGCAATGCTTCTCTCATTTTCGCCCAAATAGTACGTGCCGAGAGAACCACTCGCGATCTGCTGGATCAAGAATACGGTGTGAACGACGATCTCTTCCGGCGCGAAGACGATTTCGTCCTTGACCGTGTATAGCATAAACGGCCCGCCGCAGACGACGATCACTAGGAAGAACATCCCAAGCAGTTGTTTCACATATGCCAAGCACTCCTACCCCCTTACTAATTCCAACAATACACCATCTAAAAAAAATCATCTATACAATCAAAAAATATTTTATGTTTTTTTATATTTCAGACAATACAACCCGCAGGTGCAAATAGATTCAAAGCTGTGCGCATTAGAAAACCCGATGGCGCGAAGCCATTGCCAGACTCTTCGCAGCCAGCGGATACAAAACTTGCTTTCTCCCCCTGCTTCGAACTCTCGCTACGGTGCCCTTCTTCTGGCGAAAACCGCTCTTTCCCATTCTTACCTGCACAAAAAAAAGACGGCCGCAGCCGTCTCTTACCGAATGACGATAATTTGAATTTCCATCCGTCCCATGTCGTGCAGGTCGAGCGGAGCAGTCAAGGCTGTCCCTGTCACGTCCTTCAAATCGTGGTGCTGCACAAACAGCGGCGGCGTAATGTCGACGATCACACCGCGATTGGACAAAAGCGTACTGGCGTTGCCAGAGATCATGTTCCCCAACTCGGAAATCGCACTTTTCCCGAGCTCATCCATCTCCTGTACAGGAAAACCGCCCATCATGGCAGAGACGATGCGCAAAGCCAACTCCTCTTGCAGACCAAAAAACACGTCTCCTTGCAATTGACCTGTCATCCCGATACGAATCCAGGTGTGACCTTCCGAATTGCTCCATTCTTTTTCAGCTAATTCCCCACGCGAAATGTCTACATTGCACACTTGTTGAATCACGGAGGAGGCTGATTCAAGAAACGGATCTAGGTATTGGACTATCATTTGCGATCTCTTCCTTTCCCGGGCAATTATCTCTGCTATAGGACTATCATAATGTCGATATTTGGCAGATGCAAGACTATCACAAAAACTTTATAGGCAAAAGGTCACTTGTTCTGCGAATTTTCGGAAACCAATCCTCTACTTTGGTATCATTCCTTTTGGTATAAATGGCCGAGCACGTGCGCAAATCGAGCACTTCTACCCCGACCTCATGCCTGCTTAGCTGCCACATCGGCAAACTGAGCCGCTCAAACGCAAACACCGTATCGCCAAACGCCAAGCATTCCCTGATGCACCGCTCGTCCGGATAGCTCTCATCGGATTCGAGCAGATGGACAGGCTCCAGGCCAAACTGCTGAAGCAGGTGCAGCCGATCCATGCACTGCTCCTTGCCGTGTTTCCCGGCAATTCTTCTCGGCGACAGCAGCGGAAACTCTCTCGTAACATATTCCCACTTTATCCCGTGGTAAAACATCGAATTTGCTTCCCCCCAAAGGAGCAGGCCCGGCTCTAGCGATTATCCGCTGTTGCCGGGCCATCCCTATTGCTTCTTTTTCCCGATCACATTCATCTCGGCACGAGCTTCCCGCCCCAGCGAATCAGTCGCGACAACCGTCAGTTTTTGCTTGCCTTCCTCAATCCGGTCCAGCACCAGGCGAAACCCTCCCCGGTCGTTGACGTCGACAGGCACATGATGATCGCCGTACGTAATTCGCAAGCTGACCGGCCCGGCTCCCGTCACCTTGCCCTCAATCGGCAGGAGCTCGCCTTCCTGGCCTTCCACCTGATTGTTCATCAGCTTGATCGTGGGAGCCGCGATCGTCCTCGCCCGGTAGTTCAACCGCTGTTCCCCCTGGCTGAGCACGACCGTGCCTGCGCTCGCATCTACGTACGCGTACAATAGCAGCGTGCTCTGGTTGCCTGCTCCATCTTTTCCTTCGATCAAGACGCGGTTTTCTCCTTGTTTCATCGGCAAAATGTGCGTCAAATTTTTATGCACAGGAATTTCCAACTGGTCTTCCTCGAAGTTGGCGACGATCTGGCCGTTGACGCTGGCCTGTCCTTTGTACGTCTGGTCGCGGTACAGGAAGCGGATCGGCAGCAGCATCGTTTTCGTCGCTGGATCAAACTGAATGTCTTCGGTCCCGTCGTTTTGGAGCTGGAGCATCGGCGGGCTTGTGTCGACGATGACCCGTTGCGTAAACTGCCGCGTGTTGCCGTACATGTCGGCAGTACTGTACACGACGTAGTTCAGCCCTTCCTGCAGCCGGAGAATCGTCTCGAACGAACCGTCTGCCTCCAGCTTGACAGGCGTTTTGTTGATCGAGAGCCGGACCCGATCCAGCAGCTCCTCGCCTGTGACCTTCCCGCGCAAGGCGACATCCGGCTGTTTGGATATTTTCAGATAGCTGAACAGATCGTCGGGAAATTCCACGAACGGCGGGACGGTGTCGCTTTTCCCGTTAATGTTTGCCACGCTGATGTTTCCGGCGTAATCGAAGGCGACTACGCTTATTTTTTTCTCCGGCTGATTGATGATCGTGCTGGTGATTTTCGGCGAATACGGGCCGCCTACTTTTTTCCCGTTGACGTAGAGCAGATAGCCTTGCACGTCTTTGTCGCGGCTGCTCCACTGCACCTTGTTTCCGGACAGAGAAGCGTTGAGGACTGGCGGCTTCGTGTCGACCCGGATCGGCAGCGTCATCGTTTGCCAATTGGCATCGCGGCCGTCGATTTTCGCCTTGATTAAAAACTGGTACGCTCCATCCGGCGCTTGCACATAGCTGCCTTTTTGCGGCGAAAAAATTTTGCCATCCCAGCTCCACGCCTCGCGCTCGGTGTAGTAATAAGGCGTTCCCAGCTTGGACTGGTCGTACTTGCTGACTTTTTCATCCCGCACCAGCGCGCGTATCGGCTTTCCGGACTGATCCGTTACTTCCACGACCACTTGCCGGGCGTTGCGCAAAAACGTAATCGAAGGAGCCGCGATGTCGTAATGGCCGTCTCCGTTGGGAGAAAACGCAATCTGGCCTGGATCAATCTGTACGGTTCCGTCCTCTTTGACCCCGGTCACGCCCAAATAATCGCGGTAGCGCCATTTGTCGTTGCGCTTGTCGTGGTACCAGCTCGTCTTGACGCCCGTCCGCTTTTCCTGACTGCCAGCCTCCCATACAGGCTGGTCCATAATGCGCGGCTCGTCCCAGTCGCCGAAAAAGCCGAAGTAAGGGACGCGCAAGGCAGGCAGCGACTTGTCATCCGGCGCAAAGGAGATAAAGCCTTCGGCAAACTGGTTGCGGGCTGCTCCCTGCGGGATGGCGAGCGTCACCTTGACCTCGGCGCGCTTGCCAGGCTCCACGGTTACCTTCGGAGCGGAAAAGCGGAGTTGCGCCCCTTCCAGCGCGGTTGCCGTCAGCATGTTCAAGCCGTCCTTGCGCAAGTCGGTCATGACGCCGAACTCGTCGTGGAGCTGGTACGTTATCGGCTTTTTCCCGAACTTGTTATCGACAAACAAGGAAAACGTTGTCGTGTTCCCGATCTCTCCCAGCGAGACGCCAGCCTTGCCTTTGGCATCGACCACCACGGCAGGCGTCTGGATCGCTTTGGCGATTTGCATCAAGCCTGCTCCTTGAACGCGCGGGCTGTACGGATATTTTTTCACTTTGGCCTTGTCGGAAGCAGCCACGCTCACCCGCGGGTCCAAAATCGGCTCGGCTGTGTTCATCGCCGCTGCCTTCAACGTTTCGACCAAGGCCCGGCCTTGCAAGTTGCGCCCCTGCTTTTGGTAGGCTTGCTTGAGCAGCGCCATCCCGCCTGCTACGTGTGGCGTCGCCATGGACGTTCCGCTTTTGACTGCGTACTCCGAATCGCGGACGAGCGACAAAATCCCTCCGCCCGGCGCCGAAATTTCCGGCTTGAACTGCAGGTCAGGAGTCGGTCCCCAGGAGGAAAAGCCGGAAATCGTTCCGCCGTCCGGATAAGGCATCGGGTTTTGCGCGTACTCGCCATTGAAGGCGACCGTCACTTTTTTCCCTTTTTTCACCGCCTGCGCCAACTGCTCGCCCATCTGCTTCAGCACCGCCACCGCCGGAATTTGCTTCAAAT
It includes:
- a CDS encoding ABC transporter permease subunit, which encodes MAYVKQLLGMFFLVIVVCGGPFMLYTVKDEIVFAPEEIVVHTVFLIQQIASGSLGTYYLGENERSIAEDIVPFAMNTFKLLFASVSIAVVASLVFGLFLQRFRAVRQLQKVLNLVATIPDFILIFMSILAAVAFYKLTNIRIITLSPTSDSANDWFPMTLLAIGPTIFLMKVVSLKYAQIGGEDYIKTALAKGMGIWHVLTHHVYKNIKPFLVADLKKTIAITVANLFIVEYLLNVVGLTRFIFSKDGGYQFNAAVMGLLGIILLSILVYVLIRAVLYLFERVVVYK
- a CDS encoding chemotaxis protein CheX; the protein is MIVQYLDPFLESASSVIQQVCNVDISRGELAEKEWSNSEGHTWIRIGMTGQLQGDVFFGLQEELALRIVSAMMGGFPVQEMDELGKSAISELGNMISGNASTLLSNRGVIVDITPPLFVQHHDLKDVTGTALTAPLDLHDMGRMEIQIIVIR
- a CDS encoding S8 family serine peptidase encodes the protein MKKQVMSLGLVLVLLPVTTVGHTRADVFAYGDAISLRSVVMHDLAEMKEQSHTSHAPGEAGNHVRAERANEWQRSEHVVLGEQAVSAQASTLEMIEANRAWREAGVKGEGMLISVIDTGVNPRHPDLPPPHDKRLAVQKSGSPQKVIPGFNWADRNQTTEDVAESQHGIHVAGIIAANGKVKGVAPESQIMSQKVFSNYQGEVPGLSESILFAINDSIAKKADVINLSLGSSAGYVDESNVEQMAVKKAVDNGVIVVAAAGNDSYFGSDKVRAQNPDVAMIGSPGLSPDAFSVASVNATTLAGNSFSVQGVPGLERVVYLPGHVESGSALNPIASLVKPYPLVYMGKGKKEDYNVSVKEKIVLLERGDTSFDEKLRLAKEAGAVGAIIYNNEPGPLIISAEHLKQIPAVAVLKQMGEQLAQAVKKGKKVTVAFNGEYAQNPMPYPDGGTISGFSSWGPTPDLQFKPEISAPGGGILSLVRDSEYAVKSGTSMATPHVAGGMALLKQAYQKQGRNLQGRALVETLKAAAMNTAEPILDPRVSVAASDKAKVKKYPYSPRVQGAGLMQIAKAIQTPAVVVDAKGKAGVSLGEIGNTTTFSLFVDNKFGKKPITYQLHDEFGVMTDLRKDGLNMLTATALEGAQLRFSAPKVTVEPGKRAEVKVTLAIPQGAARNQFAEGFISFAPDDKSLPALRVPYFGFFGDWDEPRIMDQPVWEAGSQEKRTGVKTSWYHDKRNDKWRYRDYLGVTGVKEDGTVQIDPGQIAFSPNGDGHYDIAAPSITFLRNARQVVVEVTDQSGKPIRALVRDEKVSKYDQSKLGTPYYYTEREAWSWDGKIFSPQKGSYVQAPDGAYQFLIKAKIDGRDANWQTMTLPIRVDTKPPVLNASLSGNKVQWSSRDKDVQGYLLYVNGKKVGGPYSPKITSTIINQPEKKISVVAFDYAGNISVANINGKSDTVPPFVEFPDDLFSYLKISKQPDVALRGKVTGEELLDRVRLSINKTPVKLEADGSFETILRLQEGLNYVVYSTADMYGNTRQFTQRVIVDTSPPMLQLQNDGTEDIQFDPATKTMLLPIRFLYRDQTYKGQASVNGQIVANFEEDQLEIPVHKNLTHILPMKQGENRVLIEGKDGAGNQSTLLLYAYVDASAGTVVLSQGEQRLNYRARTIAAPTIKLMNNQVEGQEGELLPIEGKVTGAGPVSLRITYGDHHVPVDVNDRGGFRLVLDRIEEGKQKLTVVATDSLGREARAEMNVIGKKKQ